A DNA window from Eretmochelys imbricata isolate rEreImb1 chromosome 3, rEreImb1.hap1, whole genome shotgun sequence contains the following coding sequences:
- the LOC144262774 gene encoding nephrocan-like — MVSEFLFWKMHLSYVLLILFPLYNGISTTCPRRCNCDSTQSVQCYRVLQVPREIPATTRRLYISHSKIKHLQISDFNRISCLEELILSCSGTESVEDNTFKALSTLKILELWKNKLRRIPTSLPSSLEVLKLGDNSISVLHESDFEGLKELRVLDIQNNLILAVSFSTLSSLCSLQSLTLDGNNMESVSGPLKLPKLKYLSMENNKLHSFSGSFFAPLQHLQFLRLTGNLLTKVPLNLPKSLLSLKLERNQLKMIRFRDMKHLENLSELFLSENQLSSVDGAQLLPNLTTLELSRNHLQTMPLKLSARLQKLDCSNNFIQRVTAQGFQDLRDLKHLFLDNNTVSTFEAGALHACAQLSNLALEQNLLISIPLRLPGTLARLDLKGNDIQDVGEQELKDLKQLQVLNLRNNKISALDRKVLENLPRLRYLYLDGNPWNCTCDLLRTRRALMAKGTDVRGGQCAAPAESQGESWMSSKKILQRCEDHLSSAERGKEVRKKMKTDDLSSEGVNMDDDYYDYEID; from the exons ATGGTTTCAGAGTTCCTGTTTTGGAAGATGCATTTGTCTTATGTTTTACTCATTTTGTTTCCTCTTTACAATGGTATAAGTACCACCTGCCCCAGAAGATGCAATTGTGACTCTACACAGTCAGTGCAATGCTACAGGGTCCTACAGGTACCTAGAGAGATTCCTGCTACCACCAGGCGGCTTTACATCAGCCACAGCAAAATCAAACACCTCCAG atCTCTGACTTCAACAGAATATCTTGCCTGGAAGAGCTTATCCTGTCTTGCAGTGGAACAGAATCAGTAGAAGATAACACCTTCAAAGCTCTGAGCACCTTGAAGATCCTGGAACTCTGGAAGAATAAACTAAGGCGCATACCCACTTCTCTCCCATCCAGCCTTGAAGTATTAAAACTTGGTGACAATTCAATTAGTGTTCTGCATGAGTCAGACTTTGAAGGTTTAAAGGAATTAAGGGTGCTTGACATTCAAAACAACTTGATTTTGGCAGTCTCTTTCAGCACACTTTCCTCCCTTTGCAGTTTACAGAGTCTGACTTTGGATGGTAATAATATGGAATCTGTGTCAGGGCCACTTAAGCTTCCCAAACTGAAGTATCTGAGTATGGAGAATAACAAACTACATTCTTTCTCAGGCAGCTTCTTTGCACCACTCCAACATTTACAATTTCTCAGATTAACTGGCAACCTTCTGACCAAGGTCCCTCTTAACCTGCCTAAGTCCCTGCTTTCATTAAAACTAGAGAGAAACCAACTCAAAATGATAAGATTTCGAGACATGAAACACCTGGAAAACCTATCTGAGCTTTTcctctctgaaaatcagctctCATCAGTTGATGGTGCCCAGCTTCTTCCTAACTTAACCACCCTAGAGCTGTCCAGGAATCACCTCCAAACCATGCCACTCAAACTATCAGCCAGACTACAGAAACTTGACTGTAGCAATAACTTCATTCAGAGAGTGACAGCCCAGGGCTTTCAGGATCTACGAGACCTCAAGCATTTGTTTCTCGATAATAACACTGTCAGCACGTTCGAGGCTGGAGCGCTTCATGCGTGTGCACAGCTATCTAACCTAGCATTGGAACAAAACCTGCTTATTTCTATTCCATTAAG ACTTCCAGGTACTCTAGCCAGGTTGGATCTAAAAGGAAATGACATACAGGATGTTGGAGAACAAGAGCTAAAGGACTTGAAACAGCTCCAGGTTTTAAATTTACGTAACAACAAGATATCTGCCTTGGATCGCAAAGTCCTGGAAAATTTGCCTCGTCTCAGGTACCTGTATTTGGATGGAAACCCTTGGAATTGCACATGCGACCTTTTGAGAACCAGAAGAGCGCTGATGGCCAAAGGGACAGATGTCAGAGGAGGACAGTGTGCAGCACCAGCAGAAAGCCAAGGAGAAAGCTGGATGTCTTCCAAAAAGATTCTGCAGCGGTGTGAAGACCACCTCTCCTCAGCTGAACGAGGCAAAGAggtcagaaaaaaaatgaagactgATGATCTCTCCAGTGAAGGTGTAAACATGGATGATGATTATTATGATTATGAAATAGATTAA